The Mytilus edulis chromosome 12, xbMytEdul2.2, whole genome shotgun sequence genome contains a region encoding:
- the LOC139498675 gene encoding F-box only protein 5-like — protein sequence MDDLLHRPLPFLRPLMSTDFRSDTCMEPFNPAKMRSVSTSTPILTREMVDQKTPKVTRSMSTGQVNDSGFDESFTDSCCGDETMCMSTPSTVCRNDKCTPVTNFNDMYKYRGDSGLDDSYTCAFNVKVNRFFETPGSTFFADSIDDCDDIRESKRSKRQSVSIPSYSLNLDLEPCPMELGTDDYTSSLVERFDEVMLKFSPIYPEKVIGRKMGLDHVDIISELADRNISCSAILQYLDPKDLCSMCEVSRRWQTVCNGDPVSRKRKRSITDRLIIGKENAGKRSPPKQFRGLTNSQTTLAPLQLVGKLTKQLTPCSIKVNLFQKAASSLKNDEKLRKCPKCSKVSKVLPVQERGQCQNMDCLFDFCTKCFYNFHGSKPCVPMSPKKAKTTSIGGKKSKKNLRRL from the exons ATGGATGACCTGTTACACAGACCGTTACCATTCCTGAGACCGCTCATGTCAACAGATTTCCGTTCAGATACATGTATGGAACCTTTCAATCCAGCAAAGATGAGGTCTGTCAGCACATCTACTCCAATTCTAACACGAGAGATGGTTGACCAGAAGACGCCCAAGGTCACAAGATCAATGTCAACAGGTCAAGTCAATGATTCAGGATTTGATGAATCCTTCACAGACTCATGCTGTGGTGACGAAACAATGTGTATGAGTACTCCAAGTACAGTTTGTAGAAATGATAAATGTACTCCTGTTACAAACTTTAATGATATGTACAAGTACAGAGGTGATAGTGGTTTGGATGATAGTTACACATGTGCTTTTAATGTCAAAGTCAATCGTTTCTTTGAAACACCAGGTTCCACATTTTTCGCTGACTCAATAGACGATTGTGATGACATCAGGGAAAGTAAAAGAAGTAAGAGGCAGTCCGTTAGCATTCCATCCTACAGTTTAAACCTCGACCTTGAACCTTGTCCCATGGAACTTGGTACAGACGATTACACTTCAAGTTTAGTGGAAAGATTTGATGAAGTTATGCTTAAATTTTCACCCATATATCCTGAAAAAGTGATTGGAAGGAAGATGGGCCTTGATCATGTGGACATCATCTCAGAACTAGCGGATAGAAACATAAGTTGTTCTGCAATACTTCAGTACTTAGATCCAAAAGATTTATGCAG TATGTGTGAGGTGAGCAGAAGATGGCAGACAGTATGTAATGGTGATCCAGTCAGTCGGAAAAGAAAGAGATCCATCACAGACAGACTGATCATTGGCAAG GAGAATGCAGGAAAAAGATCTCCACCAAAGCAGTTCCGAGGGTTAACGAATAGTCAGACCACATTGGCACCACTACAGCTTGTAGGAAAACTAACCAAACAACTGACTCCATGTTCTATTAAAGTTAATCTATTTCAAAAG GCTGCCAGTTCTCTGAAGAATGATGAAAAATTAAGAAAGTGTCCGAAATGTTCCAAAGTGTCCAAAGTATTACCGGTCCAGGAAAGAGGACAGTGTCAAAACATGGATTGTTTGTTTGACTTTTGTACCAAATGCTTTTACAATTTTCATGGCTCAAAACCGTGTGTACCAATGTCACCTAAGAAGGCAAAGACCACGTCTATAGGAGGTAAAAAGAGTAAAAAGAATCTAAGAAGACTGTAG